The window CATTTAAAACAGACGTGATCGTTGACTAAATGGATTCTAAAATCTGATCTtaactcttcaaaataaatcaaacctcATTTCACATgtccaaaatgttatttaccaaaacaaaacaacaactcatTCAACTTAAATTTGTcacataattaaaattaaaaaaaaaactgtaagtTATAGGTTAAGAGGGGTGCTTCAAGATAAACACAGAACCTCAGATTAAGTGCAAAAATAATCcaatatttaaaactgtaaatgatCTCCAACACACCGGAGTCATGGGTGACTCGATGCCTTGTCGTTGGAATTTCAAATCTACACTGGTGAGACTACCTGAAGCGAGGCTAACCAACATTGTTAACCTCTGCTTTTATAACTGGGCAGCTAACATGTTATGTTCCTTTAACTACTGGTCACCATCCAAAGAGGATACACATCCAACTTGTTGGCAGGTGATGGAGCCAAATTTGGTCCAGCACACTCCCCTAAACTCTTTACTGGGTTATTCCTCTCCATTATCTGTTGATAAACCTGTAGTTAATCCGGTGATCTGTCACAGGTGTCGGATTAACTAGGCTAGGCTAATCTGGACTACTTAGGTGTAAGATCAGGTCAGCAACAACGTCAGTGTTTGccgtttttctgtttaaagctCCATATTATCCAGCCACTTCTAATCCTTTCCATTAAGAAAATATACAGAGGACTTGTAACCCACAGGTTATTGGCATCTGTACTTAGAGTCAGTCCATTTCCAGCCGAGTTCCTATTTTGATGGTCGTCTTTTCAAAACAATCCACCTAAAGTGTTTGTTTACAACTGGCCCTGCTCCTCTTGTCaactcagaaagaaaaatattgctttaagattgtaatttaacattaaatgtgattttgcaCAAGGCTGCAGCAAACTGAAGctgaacagtttttaaatgaagtttcCATAAAACCACTGCATTGCTGTCAtttagagagagaaagatggCTCCACTGTAAAAGCTCACCTTACAAATGGTCTTCTGAAAGGAGGGGGCAGCGGTGTGTGTAGTCAGAAATTAACCAACTCATCGTGATGACAGGGCTTGACTATAAATATTACCAATTCTACATCAGGCTGTGATTAGCAGCTTGTGCAAATACATACAGTAAACATCTAATTATCAGCACAATGaagctttttattattcatcGTGAGCGAGTTGAACATGGCTGCTGTGAACAGCCCCAGTCTGGGCTGCCGGAAACACATCTGCCACATACGCAGAGCCTTAAATCCCACAATGCAAGCATAGGAGAATCTATCGAGGTGACTGATTGGTACCCAGTGACCCGTCATGCATGAAAGGGGGCAGCTCCCATAGCGACAGCTGGCCGCGCAGTGTTACACGGAGCCCTCATTAAGCTTTTACATTCCTGTCAATCTGGGCTGTTGTTGGTGAAAACTGTTCTGGATAAACATGCGCAAACTCCTCGGAGGGAGCAATGCTGAGTGCAAAGGCCGGCTTAGCAACACGATGTGATGTTGATGGGTGCGGTGTAACAGAAACTACAGATGCACCGATCAGAAAGTTTGagcaaattaagaaaaaaataaaaataaatcgtGATGAAGcgattgttgaaataattgtcagcAATTTTGTGATCAAAAAATGGCCATTTGCAAAGAGAAGTGTGCAAAAAgaacatacattttgcatttaagataaaaaaatgtaaaaaaaaactttgtaaatatgttttaccccaAACTCCTTACGTTTTTGCTTCACTTggttaaaattttgtttaaaagaaataaaaagtcttaTTATGCACCTTTTGCTacccaattattaattggttaattaaaaaacaacaaacaggttAGCCcacactgtattgatgttaacTCAAACAGAAAAAGCTTGAGTGTTCACATGTTAATGTTAGAAGTAttgtttagctgcagatgcatcctttgtgACAAATGATAAAGGAATGCTACGTTAAAGTTATGTCAATGCATTttatacaaaatgtttattttcttatttaacaaaagaaatgaaTTGTTTATCTGAATCTTATAatgcagtggtccccaaccaccgggcccaattggtaccgggccgcgcaagaaataatgaactacttccggatcttttcttttgaaaatcctaaaccggattttaccggttatgTCTTGcacgtcaaaattgagccaacttgcagcagaatgagtaacaaaacaacatctgaGTAGTGCGCACCCTCCCCCCCCTCACATTTTGCGCTTCctccaaatttattttgaaaacatcgCACCAATACTGAAAATAGTAGTGAGAGGAAAATGCGCTGACTTTCCACAACACCTTTTCAGAAGCACGGTCTCACCTCCTCTGAGTCTCTTAGTGTGCAGACGTGGTAGGGCATGGAGACGAGCGTCTGATCTCTGCGGTCGGCGATGTACAGCCACCACCACTCCTGCTTCTCCTCTGGAAAGTAAAGGCTGTAGACGGGGTGCGTCACCTTCGACTTCGTTTCCAGCAGCGCCCGCTCTCGCCGCTGGATGCTCTGCTGCAGCGCCTCCCACTCCTGAAAGGTTGGATGAAACAACATTTAGTTGAAGGCAAGCTCACGTTCTCTTATTTAGTGTCGATAAAAGCGTCACACTGACCTCCTCGTCGTCTCCACCACCGCCCTCGTCGACTTCGGTGTCGCTTTGTTTGTCGCTCTCTTCGTCTCTTTCGCTGGGAGAATCCTTGTTGGTTTCGCCTTCGTCCGACTCGCTGCCTTTATCTGAAGCTTCGTCGTCTTCTTCCTTCGTCGTGGATGCTGCAGCTGATGTTGTAACTGCCATTTCCTGAGACATtgtaaacatttcaataaaCTGAACCAAGACAATTGTCATTGTTACAAAGAGTCGCATTTAGCCAAGATTTTAGATGCTTACATTTCCTGCCACATTGCCATTAGCCTGCTTGCTTTTAACGGGAGCAGGCAACGCTTTCTTCTTGgttaatttcttcttcttggacTTGGCTGTCTTCTTGGCCCCTTTGTTCTTGCTCTGCCAAACTTTAGTTTTGGCTTTATTCGTGTCTCCCTGATTCTGAATTTAAGACAAGATTAAAAGTTGTCATTTATTTATGGTGGGATTTTAACAAATGCTGAAGTTTTCCGTCTGCAGATGAAAGATGGCGGGTTACCCTTACTGCTTCCTCTGTATTGGCTGTCTCCTCTCCGTGACATATTGATGCTTCCTGCTCCTTCTCAAACATATCCTGCAAACAATGAACAGTAGGACGACATGACACTTTTAAAGCCTTAAATATAGCAAACTGCACCCTCTACTGGTGACCAGAAGTAGTATATAAACCACAAAAAGCATTTCTTTCTATTAAGTCTCAGCATTTCGCCAAATGAAATACTTACTGCCATACGCTTCCTGGTGAGGGTGACTGTTACTGTGACGATTGAGCCCGCGGTGATGTTACTGCTATCCTCATCATCAAGGACTagcaaacataaagaaaaaggagaataGCAGCTAAACTTAACCGATCTATacttaaaatgtcacattttccaCCCAGAAGCACTTTGAAGACAAGTTCCCATGAAGCAAATGTAGATGAAAAATTGTCTGGACTAACCCTGTAGCTTGATGCCCATTGTGATATGAGGGAAGCTGCCCAGAACAGCCATGACCTCGTCGTACTTCTCCTCCCCAAGGAAACGCAACATGCTGCGTCTGTCCGAGTCCTTCAGACTCACCAGGTCCTGCAGCGTCCGCACCTTATACTGCACAGGGACGCATCAGAGGACAGGAAGAGAACAAGTCCTTAGGGTTTCatactaaataaataactcaaataCACTAAATTAGTAAACTACAAAATAATCCATAAACAGATGTTACTTTGAtgctaacttttttttgttgttgaagtaATCATATTTAATCCTTTTGGTTTTGTACTTCAAggctaaaaataatttctaattttgtcTACCGTCATcataaataatctaaaaaaagaacaataataaaGCAACCCATGACTCAGATTTGAGCAACTTTTCCTTTCCTGTGTTAGAGCCTACCTTTTTAGAAATGCAGTAGCGAAGATGCTCCTCTTCGAAATGAGGCAGCTGCAGCAACGGCGACTTGGTCTCCTGCAGGCCCTGCACGATCATTTGGGTCAGCTTCATACAATTCTCAATGGTCACCAGTCTGGGAGCGGGGAAACCTAGAGACGAATAAGCAAGTGTGCGCAGATTATTTCTAGCAGAAAGGAAACGGAGGCACCGTGATGCTGAGTAGGGGTTGCAACCATCGCTGTGTGTACCTCCTCTGCTGTTAGCCATCATGGTGAGCTGACAGCCAACGTTGATCATCTCCTGAAGAAGAGCTGGACTCTTCCTCACCACAAATCTTTGATCTGGTGAAGAAATACAGAGAACATGTATGATCTTTCTAAGTGTATACCACTTTTACAATAAATCACATGTGAACAGCTTATTTCTCCATGTCTTggatttttattaacttttccTTCCGTGTGTTTGAATTTCCTCCAGTTTATCAAACGCACTGCAGCTTGTGGGGCTGTTTTAGTTCCTGGAACCCTCAAGAATTCATTCTCAAACACCTCTGCTACTTCAGAGACTTTTATAAACATATGCTTGCTATAcccaaaattatattttcaaaactgcACCACCACAAAAAGGGATGCAAACAAAAAGCTTCACGAGtgtttgaatttaaaagaaCAATGGATGAACTGAAGacttaaaatgtaattcaacTGATCAGTCCTACCTTCCTCTAAATCCTCCGACACCTCCATGCGGGCCAGATGTGAGAGCACCAACACCCTGGCCTTGAAGCTGTACGGATAACAGAACGGAGGCTCTTTCTTCTTCACGTTGATATTCCCTAATTCACGGATCAACTGCAACAAATGCACAGGCAAAAAATACTGAATCCTAGGTACATTCTTTGAGGTAGATAATAAACTGTAGAGATTTGCTTAGCTAAAATGTGGTAAAAGATTCTGACGGGGTCTCGCTTCCCACTATACAtgaatatttaagtattttctcAATTCTTAACCCCTTAATTGATCATTGTAGTGATTACAGTCTGTCTCTTTctcaaaacaagcaaacatgaTGTTTATGTTGGCCTGgattcaggaagaacaaaaattcagagcaacagagatTCATATTATTCTTTATGGATTACCGTAGAACTATCGGATCAATACACGTTTTCCAATATTccttttgaataaaaatcacacTACAAACTTCAATCCTCATCATAAACAAAAATCCACAGATTTTTCCAGTTTCTAGCCCTTAAAATGCCAGTTTGAAGTTTTTTTGGCTGTATTATTTTCAGATTATCCAAAACTGAacttgtgttgtatttataataagatgattttctttcttccttccatATGCAAATTGGTAATTTGGCAGTTCATTGCAAGAACATGGGGAGGAAGGGGCATATTTAAATGGGAACCAGCAGCACAGGCTCACAGGAATGAGGATGTGCCAAAGCaagtaaaagtttatttcttctGCACACAGCTAAAACAAAAGTAACACTAAAGTTCTGCCCAGAGACCAAAAACTTTTCCTGACTGTCTTTGAATCTCCAGAAAAGATGCATTTCTACCTGCGGCACTTCGACGTTGTCTGTGGGTCTTATGGTTGCCTCTTTATTGCTGCGAGGGTCAAATTCACAGGCTGCAGTCAGGACCATGGTTAATCCTGGATGACACAAAAATGCTATTACGTGACACACCtgaagttaaatgttaaaagatCTACCAACAAAGTACCAGAgcctcaaaacttttaaaaatatgaaaaatctttaaaaaaaaaactatgtatgTGAAAATACTTTCAGTCGAGATTAAACTCACGTTTCATGTTCATGTTTGGTGTTTTGtatataaaatgcataaaaagttGTGTAGTGCTGATGAGGATCTGGTCTCCACTGTATCGGATTGAGCGGTACCACCATGTGCCCTAAAGCAAGTAGGCAAAAATGAAGCAAAGTTAATTAGAAGAACATTATAGTTGGTACAAAACctaacttaaaaagaaattgtgcTTAAAGCTTACCACAACTACAGGAAGGATGACCATGAAAGCAAGGCCATAGACCAACAACACCTGGAGAAAAAGAAGTCTCTCTGTTAGTATAGGTCATTGTGTGACATCAGAtgaatggaataaaaaaaagtgttatttcTAGCTATAAAATTTATACCAGCATGGAGTTCTTCTGGTCCACAATCCAGGCAGGCAAAGCGATACCAAAGCTGGTGGCtggaagaggagagagaaaatggaccaaagcagaaaaaaagtttttttgtgtgttttttacacCTCCTGCcaggtttattttcaaaaacactttatgaaGTTAAAGCTGAAGTCTGTCTAGTACATTTTTCATGGAATCATTGTTAATGGAAAAGCATGACTCAATATTTAACAGGTTAAATATTGGGCATGTTTTTGCTAATGTGCAAATTTTGGGCAGTCAGCCATTCCCATTTAACTTTATTCTAtcttaatttaatcaaattgtGAAAATGATGTTACTATCCAAGTGAATCAATAGTGCATTGAAACCATAATGCATATAGTTAAATAAGTACTTGTTAAGTTGCATGGAAATGTTATAGTCTATTATTTGAGGATTTCACTAATGACCAAATTATGGCCagtgttaatttatttacagttcAACCTCATATGTAACATTAtgcaattattattaaaagtttttgtaGCACAAGACCTAATGCCAAGAGCTGCCCCTTATTTTCATGCTGGAGGAGGCAGTTAATCcatatgttttcagttttaaaaagctTGCTATTTTCACTGCACATTTTGTGGTATGGCATAAAATCAAAAGGGTTcgttataaataaataaaacaacttctGGAGGAAATGCACCAACCAGGAGTTTTCTAAAGTTGTGGGTATCGGCATAGCAATGCAAAGATTGGGGTCGACACAGGTAGCTTTAACTTACCTCCTGGACCATCTGGGTTACCGTACAGTTCCCAGTTCTGTCGCGACTGTTCATTGGTAAGACTGCAGAAACAACCAAACGACAGAATATGttcaacaaatacaaaacactgACAATGTTGATTTGACCAAATCACtaagtaattaaataaattttaaaaaacccactTACGCAGCATAGGCTTTGGCAATTCTCATAAACATGACGTCATCGCCACCTTTGTCAGGGTGGTACTTGAGCGACAGTAGATGATACTGCTTCTTAATTGCTTGCACCTTCGCACCCTGGAGTCAAGAACACAATCACACCAACGAGTTCACATCAAGATGTTCACTTTTCAAGACAAACCTAGGTTTGATTTTCTGGATGCTGCATAACTCTCTAATTATTAAAGTGATTGTGAAAAAGACAAACTAATTGTTGGGATGGAATTTACCGGTTCCAAGTTGAGGACTTCATAAGGGTTGTACTCCTGGTAGTCCCTGTCCAGCTTGGACACCTTGTAGGCTAGCAGAAGGAATACAGCCCACCCAAAAAGCAAGGccacttttctaaaaaaaaaaaaaagggatcaAACACAAATCACTCATCAAACCCTTGTTTATTCCAAGAAAGAATAAgcatggttttcttttttcatgctGTTGGGATAGAGGGATGGAAACTAGAGtgttaaaatgcttaaaaaggGTAGTAACAATTGTGACAGAGGATTAGATGAGaatttttaaatcttacagTTTTAGTCAAGCTGTACgacattttatttgtcactCAATTGCTCACCCTGTCAATATTGGGATAAATAACTGAATCTCCATTGGTGTCTGAAAGAATCCTAAAGATAACCACAAATCCCCAACTGGTCTTTCGTCTCTCCGGATGATACAAACGTAATCTGGCCACTAGAGATGTGCTCTCGTCTTCTgagaaaataggaaaataaGGATTTCACAATCTCTTTCCTTTTCACTCATTGGTCCAAATATTAATGGAGCAAACTGATCCATTCTGGATCAAAGCTAACAAACAGTCTTGAGACCAAACTGAGCAGCTGCTTTAAGCTTATAAAGACGCATTTTAGCAGATAATACATTGGAGagtgacaaagaaaacaaaatgagtaCATGTATATGTAAAAGCACCGCTTCTGAATTCAACAGATCTGCtacaaaaatttgtttttcaactCAAAGTCACTCCTTAACATCCCTAGCAGCAATTTTCCCATCAGAGAGGAAACCTGTCATCaggaaatagaaatagaaaactaATTACAATCGATTCATCTCTACTGAGCAGAAGGTCACAAAAGTTCTGGCATCCttattgttttgtcatttacagATAGATTTTGAACTTGATACCATGACAATggcaaaagtaagaaaatatatGCCCAGAATTTGTTACCATAACAACGGATCACTAGTTTACACCAGCTCAGATGGCACAAATACGCAAAATGTTTTCCTATAAAGATTGTGAAACAGTGATGAGCAGAGAGAAGTGATGCGACTTTTCAATTTGAAGAAACAGACAAGCATGCCGTAAATCTTCATCAGCACTCATGAAAGCTGCACAACAGAAATATTGCTGCTAAACATAGTAATGATGATATTAGTCATGTTGTTCTCGTGTCTTTTGACGTCTCCAACTCTCTCTGTGACCACATTGGAAGCTGTCATCTGTGAGAATGTGACTTCGTCCACCAGGCCACATAGCTTGTTGGCATGCAAAATTCAACACTCTGATTACAACAGTCGAATATAAATGCTCAATTAATTTTATATCTAGTGATACTGTAACGAGAAGCTATTTGGAAACATGCAGGCCAAATCAGTATCCCACAAAAATCCTAAAAACCAAATATTAGATTTTAGAGGGTAAACAGGATGTGACTGTAATGACAGAGGAAAAGTTTAATGTGGGCGGCAGAAGACAAATTGTTGAGAAGCTGCTATAAAAGCTCACAGAGATTAAACATAAACAGCTCTGAGAAAACATGGGGACATGTcaggaaacaaaacatgtttagagAGACAGCAAACATCACCAagagatttaaacaaaataaaaggtcaTTCATATAATTCCCCCTTGGCGAGCTGAACTACACCATCCAACGCCTGACCTTTTAACACACATCACAAAATATTGACGCACTGAGCGAACAGCaccaaagaacaatattcacaCACACTAGTTATTAGGGAGAATATTTGTATAATTGTGGAGTGTAAAAGTCATAGAATGGGTACTTAGTAAAATGTCACCAGCTGTGGAGAAAATGCAtgtagcacaaaaaaaatctccagcGGGTGGCTGGCCGTGAGAAGAGGGAATGATttcttaaaagaacaaaaaggcaTTTTCAGAACATGGCTTTTCATCTTTCGGTGGCTGTACTGCACAGTAATAGAAAAACGCACATGTCATCCGATCTTATGCagttctttagaaaaaaaaaagacaacaccAAGGTCCAACAAAGGATATTTTACAGTGGGGACTTTATATCAACAAATCATCGCTTAGAACtaaagtaaatagaaaaaaaattaaaactgactgactgaaaaACATCTGATGTTACACAGACAAGAGAAAAAGAACACTCTTAAaatgttggacatttttttattaagggGCTTGGGTGATGAGGTTTCCAAGGTggagatttaaaatattaagcATCTCAAAAGTAAGGTGTTAAACTCTCGACCTCTACTCCAGAACTGAATATGTTTGATTCAAATGTAAGACAGACATTCCCCTCCTGTAAGTGTTGCTTGGATTTTCATGTATGAGAACTTTCCTCCCCACATAGTTACTGTCGCATGTGACTGAAGTTCACAGCAAAAGCAAGTAAATTGATCTGAAGAGCCAAATGCTCCAAACTGTGGCCATAGTGCTACAAAATGCTTCCATAAACCAGTCAGAAATGGTGTCCTGCAGTGCGTCAGGCTTTTAGCTCATCTTAAAAACCATCAAACCCAGGTGTCTGCACTCACTTTAGTGTCGGGACGATGCTCTGCTGAGACTTCATCAGCCTGAGCCGATACCACAGGCACCGGCCATGTACCCTCCTCAAGCTCTTCAGACGCAGTTGTTCTGAAAGGAAGATGGAGAGGGAGCAGTTATGGACACATCAGCACTATCTGAATGATAACACTACCTGAACTACATCAGTTAGATAACAAAAAGAGGTGAAATGTTAAACACAGAGGTATAGGTAAGATTTAATTTAACAGAATGGATCATTTTAGGCATCAATATAGAAGGACTGTAACACAGCAACAAACTGGTGAGCTTTGTCAGATTTGGTTACGTCAGAACATCTCTGTTGTATACAAACAGATACCAGGAGTAAGATAAGAATACTCCATaataagacttttaaaaagacaaacttgAGATGCTGAGAAAACAACACTACTACTAAATTGCAGCTTTACATTAAATAAGGAATTGGCTTCATGATTACATCCAAACACGGGCTATAAAGTCAGGTGTTTGGAtgccaaaacagaaagaaaaaaaagacatgtgcATCATATTTCTGACGTTTGTTAGCTTCTGTTTGCACAATGACATATTTCCTGGctgtgaaaataagaaaatctcaattaattttttttttttacaagttgaTATGTTTCCATAGCATTTAGCAATCGTGTAGGCAGGGTTACTAGGTTAACGAGCGATATAAGATAACAGACAGCCAACCACCGGGCCTTACCAGCGTTCTGATCCCGGGGCCACAGGTAATATGTGGCCGGGATCACAATAAGTCCGACGAAGGACgtgagaaaatagaaaaacgtATTGCCGCTGTCATCGTACTGGAACTGTTGTCCGGCCATTTCGAAGCGGCGCTGGGGTCGCCCTTGTTCCCCACCGTTGCGTGTTTGTCCCCCTCAGAGCCCCAAAATGTGACAGACTTTAGGTTGTCTAGCCTGCTAGCATCCAGCCGAGAGAGCTCGATGCCTCGGTGTACGTGGTGTACGCCTGCGCAATgtggcttttcttcttctcttcaggaAGGGCAGGACACACACAACGGCAGCGCATTGGTTCCCCCCACAGGTCCCTGTTTAAAAGTTGGGGGCTGTCCtatattttagttaaatatGTCTGGTTTAAGtacaaacagtaaaataacattttatgcaCAGCttgaaatagattttaaatAGGCAACAACACAGTTAgatacggaagaggattagggccaccgaaaaaaaataaaaaaaataattctgattttaaagtcagaattctgagtttaaagtcagaattctgagattaaagtcagaaagtcagaattctgagattatagataaagaataaagataaagaatttaatctcagaattctttttttttttttcggtggcccttaTCCTCTTCCGTAGCTAGATGGATAAATCATGACAAGTAATAAAGTTACTGTTTATGGATTGTGATCATGTCTTAAATTTACACTACAGAAAAAGGTTTCCTTCACTTTTCGAATCTAAAAATATCCTTTAGAGCTAGAATTGGTGAATTGTTGCTTCGCATTCATACTGTGAAAGGCAATATTTCATTCAGTGTAGAGTTTTATTATCCAAATTCAACTCTATTCAATAGCTAATAGACATACAGTTTTAATTGCTTGTTTTAAGTTCCAGCTGGGGCCTTTTTGGACTTAGTTTTGATGTTCTTTAAGTGCATTTATAGGTTCTTTCTTGGGTACTCATGTCCTAATCCAAAAGCATGTTTGTAAGTTTGATCAGCCTCATTAAATGTTCGTTgagtgtgtgtatttgtattgCTACATTTATATAACAGGAAAAAGTAGAccaaatctgacatttttggcaatattttttGGATAGCATGGACACACATAATATGCACAAATCCAGTTTTTTCATATATAATTCAGATCCAATGTTTTTCAATGCAACCTAATGCAACCTAAATCTGAACCGTCATGTTGCATTTCATCCAACTTAGCAACACTGAAATGTGATAAGAGCAAATGTAAAACAAGGTGCAAAGAAGCCTCCACCTTCTGCAAACAATGTGTTGCATGTGACATTGTATCATCTTCTGTGCAGGCGTTTCACTTCAGGGCTGTAGACTGTACATAAAGTCTGATAGTGGTCACATCTAAATGATGTCAGTTATATCACAACAAGTTGGATCTCAGCAACAAATCAGAATTGAGTATTAACATGTTGAGGGTGTTCCCCACTTCTCACCTTTTAATTGATGCAAATAGGCACTCCCTGCCTgtgatctttaaaaagttaaggtacagaaaatggatggaaaataattatttatttcaacccAAATATTACATGTTTAGTGAGCCAACACCAATTTATCTTTTCAACCCACTCTTTGGTAGTCGTGGGCAGCagtattaaacatttatttcattttaccaCAGTATTGCCTTGACATGCAGTTTCAAGTGAGCAAGCAATAATGGTTTAGAAAACAGAACCACTAGCTGATGTCTTAAGAATCACAGAGTTAAGTGTTATACCTACTGAACATACAAATTTAATGAGCAAAAATTGGgaatacaacaaaaatatcagCATTCACACTTTTTACTTActgctttattaaaaaacaaaatagaagaGCAATACCATATAGTTTCCTACATAGATGACTGAGAGTATTCTTGAGTGGAGAATATACGTCAACATTAATACACTTTTTTGTGCCATTTAAACTACTGAGGATACAAAAAATACCAACTaaaaccaattttattttttctttgcagccataagtagttttaaaattttaaaagcat is drawn from Xiphophorus hellerii strain 12219 chromosome 15, Xiphophorus_hellerii-4.1, whole genome shotgun sequence and contains these coding sequences:
- the sec63 gene encoding translocation protein SEC63 homolog isoform X2, whose protein sequence is MAGQQFQYDDSGNTFFYFLTSFVGLIVIPATYYLWPRDQNAEQLRLKSLRRVHGRCLWYRLRLMKSQQSIVPTLKKVALLFGWAVFLLLAYKVSKLDRDYQEYNPYEVLNLEPGAKVQAIKKQYHLLSLKYHPDKGGDDVMFMRIAKAYAALTNEQSRQNWELYGNPDGPGATSFGIALPAWIVDQKNSMLVLLVYGLAFMVILPVVVGTWWYRSIRYSGDQILISTTQLFMHFIYKTPNMNMKRLTMVLTAACEFDPRSNKEATIRPTDNVEVPQLIRELGNINVKKKEPPFCYPYSFKARVLVLSHLARMEVSEDLEEDQRFVVRKSPALLQEMINVGCQLTMMANSRGGFPAPRLVTIENCMKLTQMIVQGLQETKSPLLQLPHFEEEHLRYCISKKYKVRTLQDLVSLKDSDRRSMLRFLGEEKYDEVMAVLGSFPHITMGIKLQVLDDEDSSNITAGSIVTVTVTLTRKRMADMFEKEQEASICHGEETANTEEANQGDTNKAKTKVWQSKNKGAKKTAKSKKKKLTKKKALPAPVKSKQANGNVAGNEMAVTTSAAASTTKEEDDEASDKGSESDEGETNKDSPSERDEESDKQSDTEVDEGGGGDDEEEWEALQQSIQRRERALLETKSKVTHPVYSLYFPEEKQEWWWLYIADRRDQTLVSMPYHVCTLRDSEEVELKFPAPSKAGNYQYSVILRSDSYLGLDQFKPLKLEVHEAKAMLDNHPQWDIPDTEEEDEEQEDSDGIEESDDEDEDND
- the sec63 gene encoding translocation protein SEC63 homolog isoform X1 — encoded protein: MAGQQFQYDDSGNTFFYFLTSFVGLIVIPATYYLWPRDQNAEQLRLKSLRRVHGRCLWYRLRLMKSQQSIVPTLKKVALLFGWAVFLLLAYKVSKLDRDYQEYNPYEVLNLEPGAKVQAIKKQYHLLSLKYHPDKGGDDVMFMRIAKAYAALTNEQSRQNWELYGNPDGPGATSFGIALPAWIVDQKNSMLVLLVYGLAFMVILPVVVGTWWYRSIRYSGDQILISTTQLFMHFIYKTPNMNMKRLTMVLTAACEFDPRSNKEATIRPTDNVEVPQLIRELGNINVKKKEPPFCYPYSFKARVLVLSHLARMEVSEDLEEDQRFVVRKSPALLQEMINVGCQLTMMANSRGGFPAPRLVTIENCMKLTQMIVQGLQETKSPLLQLPHFEEEHLRYCISKKYKVRTLQDLVSLKDSDRRSMLRFLGEEKYDEVMAVLGSFPHITMGIKLQVLDDEDSSNITAGSIVTVTVTLTRKRMADMFEKEQEASICHGEETANTEEAVRNQGDTNKAKTKVWQSKNKGAKKTAKSKKKKLTKKKALPAPVKSKQANGNVAGNEMAVTTSAAASTTKEEDDEASDKGSESDEGETNKDSPSERDEESDKQSDTEVDEGGGGDDEEEWEALQQSIQRRERALLETKSKVTHPVYSLYFPEEKQEWWWLYIADRRDQTLVSMPYHVCTLRDSEEVELKFPAPSKAGNYQYSVILRSDSYLGLDQFKPLKLEVHEAKAMLDNHPQWDIPDTEEEDEEQEDSDGIEESDDEDEDND